The region ACATCAGCAAGCAAGATCGTTAACAAGTGGTGGTTTGTGGAGCTCACTTGAAAGCTATAGGGTCCGGAAGCACGACTCGTCGGCGATTTGATGCAGGTGTAAGCGCAAGGGCAGCCTCCACTTTGGCGGCTGCGGCACCGTCTGGTGTCTCTGGCACCGCGGGCCTGGCATTCTTGTTTGAAGCTGTTCTCGCCAGCGTGATATCTTCTTCGCGATGTGCCCTGCCGTCGAGTGAGGCGGCAGGAGGAAAGGGTATCCGGATAGACATGGCGTGATACGGCGGTACGGCCGTTTTAAGATCAGGACCTAGGCGGCTTGTCACAGCTGGCACAACCGCCAATATCCATGTCAAACATGGAACCAGCACAAGCTACAAGAGCTCCATCGTGGGGCCGCCTGGGGCGGTGAGGCGTTCCTCCACCCCGGAGTTTGGTGGAGAGCTTCGGTATCTGTATGCAAGCAGCCGATCGTTTGGTGAGAATGGGGCTGGCGTTTTTGGTGTGTCGTTCAGTCAGGATAGGGGCGAAGTGGAATCGATTGCGTGTTGAGGGACTTGCAATGATTCGAGCGAGACCTCCTGGCTGTAGAGTTGGTGATACCTTCTCTTCTCCGTCGCTGGCATGTGATATCCGTAGAAACGAGGCAACCAAACTTGCAACTGAGACCAGCTGAGACCTTGCTGCTTGCAGTGTTCCAGCTTTTGAATGCTGTTCCCGAGAGGCCAAGAAGGGAAGTTCCAGGTTGCCAAACACACCCCACCACGCCTACCAACTGCACTCCCCTGCCTCGCTGTGGACAAAATAACTGGCACTGCAAAAGTACTGAACCGCTGTGCCTCAAAGGATATTTGATAGGTCTTGAGAATTGTTAATAGGCCTTAAAATCTAGTTTATAGACCTTAAGAAATAGCTAAAAGGCCTATTTTGTATTTTAAAAGGTGTAAATGGATCGTCATTGTACATATTGCTGACTTGCAGTGCCAGTTATATTGTCCACATAATGCCTGCCACTTCAGGTAGTTCCTGGCCACCACATAGCGCTCGgaccagcaccgccagcgGGGTGGACGTCACCTGGGCGGGCAGCCCCAATCCATGGCTCACGCCACTGTAGCTGCATAGAGCGGGAAGGCGTTCAATGATTACAGATATGACGATTGATCTGGGTTATTTTATCCCGAACATCCACCGCCAGAAAGTCAACGATACACATTTCAGCCGCCTTTAGTACACCTTACAGTGCCTCAATCCTTTATCAATTTGAACAAGGGTCATAGTCTCCAGGTGACGCCGTATCGCTAACCGGACTTGCGGTCTTGTCATTCCCACCCGAATCAAGCAGACAGGCTTGCAACTGCAGCTGACAGAGCCAGAGCAAGCCATTCGCGGCGGCGGACGACCATGGCGTCTGAGAAGCCCAAGCTGGAGGCGCTCGAAGAAGAATATGCAAAGATCAACAAACTCCCTAGACTCACGAAAGCGGTGGAGCATGTCGACAAGATCATCGAGTTGCTCAGTGCTGCTCGTGAGCAGGTAGCTTCAGGTAAGCCGAGGTTCACGCTGGCAATGAGATATGGGCGAGGTAGGTATATATGCTCAGGTACTGAACAAGCACACCTCTAGCTCCCGAATCCCATacagccatcaccatcacaaaaCTTCAGAATCCCGTGAAGAGCGCATTCGAGGCAGTAAACGATGGGCTTAAAGGGGCAGCTGCCGCCAATAAGAAGATGGGAAAGGCTCTGGATAAGTCCTTTCCTCTGAAGCCTCTCCCAACAGACCACGATGCCATGGCAGACCACATGTCTCTGATAAACAGGGCAATCGCCATGCACTTGCTTAGAGAAGGCCAGTTTAAAGTGGCGTCGACGTTCATCGATGAGGTTCAGTCAACGACGAAGCGAGAGAATCCGGAATATTTAGACGAGCGTATGGACGACGGCAACTACGACGAAGCTGCGTCGACAACGTCGAGCGAGGCCTACGACCTTTCATCCCTCCACTCACAAGAGCTTCAAGAGAGCTTTGCCGGGATGTACTACATTTTACAAGAGCTAAAAGCTAGGAACCTGATGCCTGCTATCACGTGGGCGAGGAAAAACTCGGTCGAGCTGGAGGCACGAGGGAGCAATCTTGAGTTTGAACTAAGCAGGCTGCAGTTTGTTTGGCTGTTCAAAGGGCCTTCCGTCAACGGACTACCCGATGACGAGAACAATGGCCAGCGGGGTGCTCTCCAGTATGCTCGGTCAAACTTTGGCCGTTTCCAAGCACGCCATCTCAACGAGATCAACCAGCTGGCATGCTCCATGGCATTTGCGCCCAACATCGCCGAGTCCCCGTACAGACAACTGTTTGCGATCGATACTGCCTTCAGTGATGTTGCTTCCTCATTTACCCGCGAGTTCTGCAGTCTGTTGGGCCTCTCGGCCGAGTCGCCACTCTACCTAGCCGCCACCGCAGGCGCGTTGGCTCTCCCACAGCTGATGAAGTACACGCAAAAGACTCTCGCCAAGGGTACAGAATGGACAACCTCCAACGAGATGGCCTTTGAGACACCGCTTCCCGAGAGTATGCTCTACCACAGTATTTTTGTCTGTCCAGTCTCGAAGGAACAAACGACAGACGCCAACCCACCCATGATGATACCCTGCGGACACGTTTTGGCCAAGGAGACGCTTCAGAAGCTGTGTAAGGGGGCCAGGTTCAAGTGTCCATACTGTCCGTCGGAAGGTATACTGAAGGACGCGCGGCAAATCATTCTCTAGGGCGATGGTGTAGTCAGAACAGCGATGATTGTTTTCATAGCGACAATGAATGTTTTTACAAAAACAAGTTCATGTTAATGTTTGTCGACAGTAGtaccctcaccacaaaacaAATGGTAGACGAAAGTAGCTTAACCCATATTGTACTAAGAAACATGCCTTGAAGGATAATCATCAGGCCTTCgaagatagttaataggcctCTGAAGATATCCAAAAGGCCTATTGATTTACGTTTGAGGCATGgtttatagtataatatcGGTTAACTTACCTCTATGCCGATTATTTGTAGTAGTTGAAAAAGGTGTCTACAAGTCATTGGAAACCTGGAAAGAATTTATtgaaaaaaagcaaaagagtTGGGGTCTGCCTCCGATCTCGAACCCAGGCGTTGTGACCTTAATCCCTGTTAGGTGGGTATGGCTGCAGTTGGTATTTCAGGCATACCCTCATACCACTGGGCCattccacccctccccaggCGTCCCCAGGTGGAAACTCTTCTCGAACTTGacctttataaccctcggAGAGAAGAGCGAGCTAGGAAAGAGCAAAGGGCAGGAGGGTTAGGGAAGGAGATGCGGGAAGGGGCGAGAGGAAGGGGCGAGAGGAAGGGGCGAGAGGAAGGGGCGAGAGGAAGGGGCGAGAGGAAGGGGCGAGATGGAAGAAGCAAGAGGGAAGGAGCAAAGGAGCAGGGAAGGCACGAGGGAGAAGAGTAACTTAATTCCTGATGCCAGACCCAGCaattcccatcatcatgtctCATAACTAAATATAGAACAAATCCCATCTCTAACCATTAACAAGAAATCAAAACTGTGTATGACCTGGCCCTAATATGTATGCTTAGAAACAACCCACAACGCCCTCAACAGCGCCACCGCACCACCCTGCGTCTCGACCGTCCTCCCCCGTCCACGGGTATTCGGATCATTGTTCCACAGCTCCTTCGACGGACCTGACGTCCGGggctctctcttcttcatgTCCTCCTTGCCCATCTGCATATAAACCGCCTTTTGCCTCTCCATTGACacgccagcaacagcaggtagcccctccttctcagcctcaacCGGCAACGTGATATTGGGGttcgtcatcatccaaacCTCATTGTGGGGTACCCCACGATTCCGATAATCATCCTCCCCGTGGTCCGGCGGTAGGACGTGAAGTTTCTCAAAATCATCCCAGCTCATCTTCAGCCCCTGCTCCCATGGAAATAGCCCAATCGTCCACCACATCCCGAATTTCCCATGCTCGTCTCGTGTGCCtagagcagcaacagcattATGTCTCAACCAGGGCACATACTTCTTGCACTCGGCAAAGTGCTTCGTCCTGATCCGTACAAGGCCCTGTTGACTCATCCTAGACCCAGCACTAGGCATGATCTTGTCGAGAGAATTTGGCGAGCAAAATGTGGTAAAGTGATGCATCCAGATACCCTTGAATGTCTGGGCGTCTTGCGAGCAAGTTCCAAAAATATCACAGGCTTCCTCCAGCACACCCGCTCGACCAAGACCCTTCCAGCTTGGAAGCAAGTTGGCGTGATAATCATCCAGATTAGCCACAGGTCTGGCCCTCTCTAGATCCCAACCTGTAGCCCAAATCACGTCCTTGATGAGCTTGTGTCCAGAATTGAGGTACTCCTCACTGCCAGTAGcaacaaacaaccccaactGACCCGACAAAATCACACCCTGGTTGTACGTATACACCATCTCGTCCCTCTCGTCACACTCGGTATTGTTGCTCCCCTCGCTGTACCCCGAAATGTGAAAACCATCCGCATACAAGCCCTGGTGGTTAATCATCCCAGACGACTCCAACCACTCATACCCCAGCTGCGCTGTCCTGAAAAACATGGGATCATGCGGAGGCCAGTCTCTCTTGCCCAAGTCCCTTTTATCAAGCCCAGGtctcaccatcatctcctcccacgGACTTGTATTCTCATCCCCCGGGAAATGGAGATACATCCCAATACTCGCCGCAATCCAAAGctcgttggtgatggcatTCTTGTACGGACTCAACCTCGGATTCCACAGCATCCCTCCCCCGCACAGCTTCTGATCCCACCCTTTGCTCGAAAGCTCCCAGAATATCCTTGCCCTGTGGGCAAACGCCGGCgtccacctctccccatgCCACCTCCCGTCTCCCAGCTCGTCAATGAACTGTATCGTTTCCAACCAGCCCAGCACAACCCAGAGCATGTCGTCGAACGCCTCCCCGCGCAGGGAGAAGACGTCCTGCCCAAAATAAAAGGCAATCAGTTCGCCAAAATACCGGCCGATAAAGTTGGCCAGGGGGGGGATGACGATATTAGGCTGGGATCTGGCCAGCTCAAAGTCCTCGGTTATGGTCCGCAGAGCTCCCGCGATGTGGGTGCCCATCACGGCTCTAGTCCAGTCGATGGCGTCGGGCCAGGTGCCAATCCAGTTTTCGAAGTAATGGTTTTGCATGACGTTTATAGAGGCGCAGAGGTCAGCAAAGAGCTGGGTGTCAGGTCGGCTTGCTCCTTGTATCGTCACTtggggggatgtggaggagaggttgaggagggggtcaGGTTGGAGTTTGACGGTGGCTGCTGCGTTGGCAGCCGACGCCAGGGCGACGACTGCTGTTTGGAGAAGCCTCATGCCCGGCTTTGGTGTATGATATGTTGCTAGAACATGTGATTATGTGACCTCCACCGGTGGGTGTGAAAAGATGGCAATGTGTGTGATTCTGGAAGTAAAATGAATGTCTCGTTCCCAGCCAGAGCCTCAAGCCTTCCAAGtattaccaccaccaccgcagccaAGTTTCAGCCTCTCAACGCCAGTGGAGCTGAAAGTTGAGAAGTAAATACCCAGGGACTCAAGGTGTAAGTAGAGCGCATCGAAatcgaagaaaaaaacaatgTCTGTCAACGAAACTGCTCTTTTACCGGCTCTGTCCTGCAATCTGCATCATTCCCACCATCTATATCCCACTCCCACCATTCCAGGACCCAATCGTTTTCAACAGCCCAAACCACAAAACCAAATTGTGGGAGCTCCCGCCCGTCCCGTGAAGTCTAGTTTTTCGTCCAAAGTTGAACTGAATGTGTGTCAGGCACCTCGATGGATCCCCAAATGAAAGGTCCCGCCTTGTTGGTGCTCGGTTTGATCTCGTTTCCCAAGCCACAATGAACCCCAGATCCAAGTCGGCGAGATCTAGGTAGTCGAGAACAATGGAGAAAGACGAACTCTTggtaaaaaaaagggagACAATAATGAAAGAAAAATGAGAGCAGAAAAGTTTGATCACGAGTCCGAAACGAACgggacacacacacacacacacacacgacaccaccacaccccaaCAGCCAAGTTCAATGACACTTGCCAAGATGGAAGGAAGGCCTCAGGAAGGTACCCAAGACACGGAATGTTGCACAGAGAACACAACAGGAAAGTACCCGTCAAAACACCACTTTGGAAGAAAACGCCACAAGAAACAATGCTCACCCAAGCCACTGGGACCTGCCATCCAACTTTGTCAAAAAGTCGATGGGGGCACAATCACATAATGTGGTGAGGGGCAGCATGAGGGGGAAGGAACTGGGGGACGGGAGGCCGCACTGATGGTGGGGCTGTTGCGCTTTGCGGGGAGGTGGGCAAAACAGGGCGGTGCCGTTTCGCGGGGTTAGCAGCATTGTAGTTACATCATATGCACTCAACCTTGTGTGGCCAACCTAGAAAAGTGGCAGGTCTTGGGATCAGCAAGGGGTGTGGATCATGGGATTCAGGAGAAGTGTGGATGTGGCGGGACAGAGTATGGGGATGGCTTACACGTATGCTGGTGGGTGGGCTGTTTGAATTGACAACGAAATGTAGAATTATTGTAAGAATCACAGAGGCAATGCTGCGACGTGTGAGTGAGTTGTAGGATGAGTTCTCATGAACCCCAAGAGTTTCCATTGAACCAAAACTACCGTGACCACCTGGCACTTAAACCCGTCGACCGACTATACGACCTATCCAAAACGCCAGGACCGAGGGCTGCATGTGCTCGCTCGCTCGCTCGCTCTCAAAACCCAATGACGCCGCCCAAGTCATAACCATGACCGATACTTTATCCCATCCGAGAAGATGTCCCTGTAGCCCTTTCAAGGTGTCCCAGACAACGCCTTCCGCCTATACCAATAATGTACAAAAATACTGAATTAAACCATACCCAGTTGTGGGAGTTGAAATGAGGCCAGCAGTTTTTGTCATCTCATTCAGCAAAGCGACGCTCAAACTCACGCATGAGCTTGGGGGTGATCTCGTCGCTGCTCATTCCCGACACCTCCCACAGCACACCCTTGCGAGCGTAGTGTTCCAACAATGGCTCGCTCGTCTCCTCAAACTTCTTCCATCGTTGGCGGTAGACCTCCTCGCTGTCGTCTGCTCTGCGGACCAACGGCTCTCCAGTGACATCATCGACACCAGCAACCTTGGGTGGGTTGAAAGTAGTGTTGTAAACCCTGCCCGAAGCCTCATGCACCCATCTCCCAGAGATGCGCTCCATAATGACCGCCAGCGGCGTCTTCAGTGACACAACCATGTTAATGGGAATTGTCTCGTCGAGCCGTTCAGCCTGTGTCGCGGTACGAGGGAACCCATCGAGAAGAAACGAAGCCGAGGGATCTTCTGAAGGTGAGCCGTAACCACCACGAGCATGCGCTGGGTGCGAAATGAAGGCAGCCATGTCGGCATCATTGCTGAAGGACTGCGTCTCGGCGGCACAGGAAGCGAGCGTCATGACGTTGCCGGCGGGGTGGCTCGAGTACAACCACCCGCGCTGGTTGAGCTCGTTATTGATCAACCGAAGGATAAGGTCATCGGGAACCAAAAGTCCGGCCTTCATCGTACTCTCGACCTTGATGCCTGGTTTTGGTTTAGTTGGTTGACATCCTGAGTATTGTGCTTAAGGAAGAGTCATACCCAGAGGTGTCCGCTGCTTGACATTGTGCCTGAGAAGATCCCCAGAGGAGATGGATGACAGCTGAGGAAACCGCTGCAACAGCCGCTCAGACTGCGTCCCCTTTCCCACTCCCGGGGCGCCTACAAGGATAACTCGGGCAGCCTTTCGGAGGCGCATCATTCAAGGTTGACGGGAGTCGGGAACTGGGACAAGCGAGCGATCGAGCGCGCGCGTGTTCGGGTGTGCGCACCGGGTGGGAGACAGGACGGTGAGTTGAGCAGGAATAAAGAGATGGGCCGGGCGCGGAGGGCCAGAGGGGCAAGGCCGGCTTCAAGTACTAATGCGACTACCTTATGCAAGCAGGCGCGCTCCGGATTCTGGCGTTGTTGCGGTCGGTTTGTCACACAAAGATCCGGCTGGTTCGGGGTGCGGGGAACAAGTCGATCGGCACGTAATCGAGACGCAACCGAGGACCGATAATGGAGACAACTCGGGTACAAAAGTCACCGAAAGGGGCACACAAAACGCTGTGAAGCCTCGATATTAACCTTTCTTAGGCGACGGGGAAGACAAGCAGGAGGGGTGATGAACTATAGGGTTTTACCAAGGCAAAACCGCTAAATCGGTGAGAGGTCTGCCAACTATGTCTAGAGACCTCCTGTCCCACGCCGGTCCGGAGTGATAACGGAGCCTGGAAACCTAAACCGATTGAACAAAGTCACTGTGGCGGCCACTGTCACACCGGACATTCACCCTGCCCAAGTTTCCGAAGCCCTGAACAGATCGGAGTCTGGAAAGGATTGGCGGTGGATTCTCATCCCATCGCCTGTTGCTCATCACGAATGGCTCACCAAATGCCAGCAAGTTTTTTGTTGAGGATTCGGCTGTGCCCCGATATCGCAGTTATCGGGGTCCTTGCCAAGCAGGTCTTGCTTCTAGAACCAAAAGTTTCATCTGATAAGATCTGATAAAGCTATGAAGAGGAGAAAACTGGACAGTATGCAAGGA is a window of Podospora pseudopauciseta strain CBS 411.78 chromosome 1, whole genome shotgun sequence DNA encoding:
- a CDS encoding hypothetical protein (BUSCO:EOG09263QPR; COG:O; EggNog:ENOG503NXAW), whose translation is MASEKPKLEALEEEYAKINKLPRLTKAVEHVDKIIELLSAAREQVASAPESHTAITITKLQNPVKSAFEAVNDGLKGAAAANKKMGKALDKSFPLKPLPTDHDAMADHMSLINRAIAMHLLREGQFKVASTFIDEVQSTTKRENPEYLDERMDDGNYDEAASTTSSEAYDLSSLHSQELQESFAGMYYILQELKARNLMPAITWARKNSVELEARGSNLEFELSRLQFVWLFKGPSVNGLPDDENNGQRGALQYARSNFGRFQARHLNEINQLACSMAFAPNIAESPYRQLFAIDTAFSDVASSFTREFCSLLGLSAESPLYLAATAGALALPQLMKYTQKTLAKGTEWTTSNEMAFETPLPESMLYHSIFVCPVSKEQTTDANPPMMIPCGHVLAKETLQKLCKGARFKCPYCPSEGILKDARQIIL
- the ADK2 gene encoding Adenylate kinase 2 (COG:F; EggNog:ENOG503NVM0), whose translation is MMRLRKAARVILVGAPGVGKGTQSERLLQRFPQLSSISSGDLLRHNVKQRTPLGIKVESTMKAGLLVPDDLILRLINNELNQRGWLYSSHPAGNVMTLASCAAETQSFSNDADMAAFISHPAHARGGYGSPSEDPSASFLLDGFPRTATQAERLDETIPINMVVSLKTPLAVIMERISGRWVHEASGRVYNTTFNPPKVAGVDDVTGEPLVRRADDSEEVYRQRWKKFEETSEPLLEHYARKGVLWEVSGMSSDEITPKLMREFERRFAE
- a CDS encoding hypothetical protein (EggNog:ENOG503NZUF; CAZy:GH76; COG:G), which codes for MRLLQTAVVALASAANAAATVKLQPDPLLNLSSTSPQVTIQGASRPDTQLFADLCASINVMQNHYFENWIGTWPDAIDWTRAVMGTHIAGALRTITEDFELARSQPNIVIPPLANFIGRYFGELIAFYFGQDVFSLRGEAFDDMLWVVLGWLETIQFIDELGDGRWHGERWTPAFAHRARIFWELSSKGWDQKLCGGGMLWNPRLSPYKNAITNELWIAASIGMYLHFPGDENTSPWEEMMVRPGLDKRDLGKRDWPPHDPMFFRTAQLGYEWLESSGMINHQGLYADGFHISGYSEGSNNTECDERDEMVYTYNQGVILSGQLGLFVATGSEEYLNSGHKLIKDVIWATGWDLERARPVANLDDYHANLLPSWKGLGRAGVLEEACDIFGTCSQDAQTFKGIWMHHFTTFCSPNSLDKIMPSAGSRMSQQGLVRIRTKHFAECKKYVPWLRHNAVAALGTRDEHGKFGMWWTIGLFPWEQGLKMSWDDFEKLHVLPPDHGEDDYRNRGVPHNEVWMMTNPNITLPVEAEKEGLPAVAGVSMERQKAVYMQMGKEDMKKREPRTSGPSKELWNNDPNTRGRGRTVETQGGAVALLRALWVVSKHTY